A single genomic interval of Sphingobium sp. EM0848 harbors:
- a CDS encoding tyrosine-protein phosphatase: MRNILKMVLATIVASTGIPANARLTVPPAADSKVERIADGGYRVSWPEWADESVNLFVADRPDAPAAARRKLVDDDRDGMAEVTLNDAGRPYFYVQPAKGEGRWVAERVLPLEGGRNFRDIGGYRTADGRTVRWGRVYRSGSMARLTAHDFDYLGRLGIRSVYDFRTGRERRDEPNQWVAVAHIGYWTRNYAMSGGDLARLFNRKVTEAEARGLMVAAYRTLPYEQAPAYRKMFRQLIAGRLPLAFNCSAGKDRAGLAAALVLTAVGVPRETVFADYALTNRYLPAALARDNASDPILTTLSKSVTDVLLAADQAYIAAAFDEMAKRNGSPEGYLRDVVGLSTADQAQLKKLLLE; this comes from the coding sequence ATGAGAAATATCCTGAAGATGGTGCTGGCGACGATTGTCGCCAGCACCGGCATTCCGGCCAACGCCCGCCTGACCGTGCCTCCGGCGGCAGACAGCAAGGTTGAGCGCATCGCTGACGGCGGCTATCGGGTGAGTTGGCCTGAATGGGCGGATGAGTCCGTTAACCTCTTCGTCGCTGATCGTCCTGATGCGCCCGCCGCAGCGCGGCGCAAGCTTGTCGATGACGACCGCGACGGCATGGCCGAGGTGACGCTGAACGACGCCGGTCGGCCCTATTTTTACGTCCAACCCGCCAAAGGCGAGGGCCGTTGGGTTGCCGAGCGTGTGCTGCCGCTCGAGGGCGGACGCAATTTTCGCGATATCGGGGGCTATCGCACCGCCGATGGCAGAACTGTCCGCTGGGGCAGGGTCTATCGATCGGGATCGATGGCGCGACTGACGGCGCATGACTTCGATTATCTCGGTCGGCTCGGCATTCGTTCGGTCTATGATTTCCGCACGGGGCGCGAGCGCCGGGACGAACCGAATCAATGGGTCGCGGTCGCGCATATCGGCTATTGGACGCGGAATTATGCGATGAGCGGTGGCGATCTTGCCCGCCTGTTCAATCGCAAGGTGACCGAGGCCGAAGCGCGCGGTCTAATGGTCGCAGCCTACCGCACACTTCCCTATGAGCAAGCACCAGCCTATCGCAAGATGTTCCGGCAGCTTATCGCCGGCCGCTTGCCGCTCGCCTTCAACTGCAGTGCGGGCAAAGACCGGGCAGGCCTCGCTGCGGCGCTGGTGCTGACGGCCGTTGGCGTACCACGAGAGACGGTGTTTGCGGATTATGCACTCACCAATCGTTACCTACCTGCGGCGCTGGCACGCGACAACGCGTCCGATCCGATACTGACGACCCTGTCCAAGTCGGTGACCGACGTGCTGCTTGCCGCCGACCAAGCTTATATCGCTGCAGCGTTCGATGAAATGGCAAAACGCAACGGCTCGCCAGAAGGCTATCTGCGCGATGTGGTCGGTCTGAGCACGGCGGATCAGGCGCAGTTGAAAAAGCTGCTGCTCGAGTGA
- a CDS encoding TonB-dependent receptor produces the protein MLSSDGLADIVVTAQKREESLQSTPISIDVLSDRALEQRGIATITDFISGAAPSLRIAPFAGRASAVTIGMRGLVPTDATQISRDPTVGIYIDGVYLGRVQGLGTELVDVERIEVLRGPQGTLFGRNAVGGALSIITKKPTGKFGVDMTGGLRNWDGRSIAAHVNLPEVAGISVKLDGVYNKRDGWVENPLAGASDWNAIKRYGFRAAALWKPAANLSIEYAFDTSTDKSTGGYPHIEYMLPGAPPLAPIFSVDGRRTRHARGGFALEPSVGKVKGHVLHAEWDIGDALTLRSITAYRELDQTQHDNSSGAFLAFRPNGFEGRASFAGVDQDQFSEELQLVGTTDRLNYVLGAFYFDENATDVAFAPFTSQFNANGTAINTLPVPVSATPYPDRASEAHAKSKALYGQATWTPPVLDDRLHLTGGLRYTGDSKHGRMTKLRGADAPPALRFEFRSKRVDPAATIAFDISDNVNSYLRWGNAYRAGGANSRSTIFRPFAEETVESWELGLKSDLFDRHVRLNLAAYASRLKDMQLDFTSPANPSATETINGDRDAKIKGVEADLTIAPGGGFTLTGNYVFTDADVPPQINPFTNRSERIKVAQTPRHAATMALDYRFPALPDGTLSAHVDGNWSSGYYSSATDPMLSNKVLLLNARLTLGDLKVGSGKVDVSIWGKNLTDQEYQLFDFELASPGLINANQTYFSEPRTYGVDVRFRF, from the coding sequence ATGTTATCTTCGGATGGTTTGGCGGACATCGTCGTTACCGCACAGAAGCGCGAAGAGTCACTTCAGAGCACGCCGATTTCTATCGATGTGCTGAGTGATCGCGCGCTCGAGCAGCGCGGCATCGCCACCATCACCGATTTCATCAGTGGCGCAGCCCCGTCGTTGCGTATCGCGCCCTTTGCCGGTCGCGCCTCGGCGGTGACGATCGGCATGCGCGGCCTCGTGCCGACCGATGCTACCCAGATCAGCCGTGATCCCACCGTCGGCATCTATATTGACGGCGTCTATCTCGGCCGTGTCCAGGGGCTTGGCACCGAACTGGTCGATGTCGAGCGGATCGAGGTGCTTCGCGGGCCGCAGGGCACGCTGTTCGGCCGAAATGCGGTGGGCGGTGCGCTCAGCATCATCACCAAGAAGCCGACCGGCAAATTCGGGGTCGATATGACAGGCGGTCTTCGCAATTGGGATGGCCGCAGCATTGCAGCGCATGTCAACCTGCCCGAAGTGGCGGGGATAAGCGTCAAGTTGGACGGGGTGTACAATAAGCGCGACGGTTGGGTGGAAAACCCGCTGGCCGGCGCATCAGACTGGAACGCGATAAAACGCTACGGTTTCCGTGCCGCGGCGCTGTGGAAGCCGGCCGCCAATCTGAGCATCGAATATGCCTTCGACACATCGACTGACAAGAGCACGGGAGGTTATCCCCATATCGAATATATGCTGCCGGGCGCTCCCCCGCTCGCGCCGATCTTCTCGGTCGACGGCAGACGCACGCGCCATGCCCGCGGCGGCTTTGCGCTGGAGCCCAGCGTCGGCAAGGTCAAAGGCCATGTGCTGCATGCCGAATGGGACATTGGCGACGCACTGACATTGCGCTCGATCACCGCCTATCGCGAACTCGACCAGACCCAGCATGACAATTCATCCGGTGCCTTCCTGGCCTTCCGGCCCAACGGTTTTGAGGGACGGGCCAGCTTCGCGGGCGTTGACCAGGATCAGTTCAGTGAGGAACTGCAACTCGTTGGCACTACCGACCGACTGAACTATGTGCTCGGGGCCTTCTATTTCGACGAGAATGCGACCGATGTCGCCTTCGCGCCATTCACCTCTCAGTTCAACGCCAACGGAACCGCGATCAACACGCTGCCCGTTCCGGTTTCCGCGACGCCCTATCCCGATCGCGCGAGTGAAGCGCATGCCAAATCCAAGGCCCTTTACGGCCAGGCGACATGGACGCCACCCGTCCTGGATGATCGGCTGCACCTGACCGGTGGTCTTCGCTACACCGGCGACAGCAAGCATGGGCGCATGACCAAGCTGCGCGGAGCCGATGCGCCGCCGGCGCTGCGATTCGAGTTCAGATCGAAACGCGTCGACCCCGCCGCCACGATCGCCTTCGACATCAGCGACAATGTGAACAGCTATCTGCGCTGGGGCAATGCCTATCGTGCGGGCGGCGCCAATTCACGCTCGACGATCTTCCGGCCCTTTGCCGAGGAGACGGTGGAATCGTGGGAATTGGGCCTGAAATCAGACCTGTTCGACCGGCACGTCCGACTCAACCTGGCGGCTTATGCCAGCCGACTGAAGGACATGCAGCTCGACTTCACATCGCCTGCCAATCCCTCGGCGACCGAGACGATCAATGGCGATCGCGACGCCAAGATCAAGGGGGTAGAGGCTGATCTGACGATCGCTCCGGGTGGCGGCTTCACGCTCACCGGCAATTATGTCTTCACCGACGCCGATGTGCCACCGCAGATCAACCCGTTCACCAACCGGTCGGAACGGATCAAGGTTGCGCAGACGCCGCGTCATGCTGCGACGATGGCACTCGACTACCGCTTCCCTGCGCTGCCGGATGGCACGCTTTCGGCGCATGTCGATGGCAATTGGTCGAGCGGATATTATTCGTCCGCTACCGACCCAATGCTCTCCAACAAGGTGCTGCTCCTCAACGCACGGCTGACGCTGGGCGACCTGAAGGTGGGGTCGGGGAAGGTCGATGTTTCGATCTGGGGCAAGAACCTGACCGACCAGGAATATCAGCTGTTCGATTTCGAGCTGGCATCGCCTGGCCTGATCAATGCCAACCAGACCTATTTCAGCGAACCGCGCACCTATGGCGTGGACGTCCGGTTCCGGTTCTGA
- a CDS encoding TetR/AcrR family transcriptional regulator, which translates to MVNEGVGLGDWSALVSAARSLVAGRGLRGLSLRSVAGASGWTMGEIGYRVGNKEQLIAILVEAERASSLALDRQWLDRLAALRHFDVATLAAVVTGYLDDYATNRREAAIFWEEMLLEAGIDGGLRAFVAPWLDERECFWQQLLSGRHPKSNALARLIVKYVVAEQLYSVVLGHEPTYRLMRDMGIRRLCNGVLADVGTADSDLFENFIAGLAPSEPIATPIKSSAWPVAEATASLMRDRGPSAVTHRSVAAALGISPSAVAHHFRTHMDLVRAGNEALYEGFRATLDVDLIRSRLVSDPAARGGLIDPQRAAKGLSRATHMIALAGARDPAFAPLVAQRRKDRGRSSGLWIDQLFAAPERYDRCAAQITSMVLGGELFINLARGIDYTGHSSATLGDLLALAN; encoded by the coding sequence ATGGTGAACGAAGGTGTGGGCTTGGGGGATTGGTCGGCGCTTGTCTCGGCTGCTCGTTCGCTAGTGGCCGGGCGGGGTCTTCGTGGCCTCAGTCTGCGCTCCGTGGCTGGAGCCAGTGGCTGGACGATGGGCGAAATCGGCTATCGCGTCGGCAATAAGGAGCAATTGATCGCCATCCTGGTCGAGGCTGAGCGAGCTTCCAGCCTTGCTCTCGATCGGCAATGGCTCGACCGGCTTGCGGCCCTACGGCATTTCGATGTTGCGACATTGGCCGCGGTGGTGACCGGATATCTCGATGATTATGCCACCAACCGGCGCGAGGCGGCGATCTTTTGGGAGGAAATGCTGCTCGAAGCGGGAATCGATGGCGGCCTGAGAGCGTTCGTAGCGCCATGGCTCGACGAGCGCGAGTGCTTCTGGCAGCAGTTGCTGTCCGGTCGCCATCCGAAGTCCAACGCGCTCGCCCGCCTGATCGTGAAATATGTTGTCGCCGAACAGCTCTACAGCGTGGTGCTCGGTCATGAGCCCACCTATCGGTTGATGCGCGATATGGGCATCCGGCGACTTTGCAATGGCGTATTGGCGGACGTCGGAACGGCGGACAGCGATCTGTTCGAAAATTTCATCGCCGGTCTTGCTCCGTCCGAGCCGATCGCAACCCCGATTAAATCGAGCGCCTGGCCAGTCGCGGAAGCGACTGCTTCGCTGATGCGCGACCGAGGACCTTCGGCAGTTACACACCGCTCGGTCGCCGCCGCGCTTGGCATATCGCCTTCGGCGGTCGCCCATCATTTCCGCACGCATATGGACCTCGTCCGGGCCGGCAATGAGGCGCTTTACGAAGGGTTTCGTGCGACTCTCGACGTCGACCTCATCCGCAGCCGGCTGGTCTCTGATCCCGCCGCCCGTGGCGGGTTGATTGATCCGCAGAGAGCCGCCAAGGGGCTGTCGCGAGCGACGCACATGATCGCACTCGCCGGCGCACGCGACCCGGCCTTCGCGCCATTGGTCGCGCAGCGCCGCAAGGATCGCGGGCGATCTTCCGGTCTGTGGATCGACCAACTGTTCGCTGCGCCAGAACGGTACGATCGCTGTGCAGCGCAAATCACATCCATGGTGCTGGGGGGCGAGTTGTTCATCAATCTCGCCCGCGGGATAGACTATACCGGCCACAGTTCCGCCACGCTCGGCGACCTCCTGGCGCTCGCCAACTAA
- a CDS encoding type II toxin-antitoxin system VapC family toxin, translated as MVLLDTNVVSEAMKPSADPAVIDWLNRQPAETLFLTSVTLAELLFGISALPEGKRKHALASTLDGLLELFGERILPFETKAAQTYAALASHARTVGKGFPTPDGYIAAIAKATGFSVATRDTAPFDAVGVAVINPWISR; from the coding sequence ATGGTCCTGCTGGACACTAACGTCGTTTCGGAGGCGATGAAGCCATCGGCGGACCCTGCGGTAATCGACTGGCTCAATCGCCAGCCTGCCGAGACGCTCTTTCTGACCAGCGTGACCCTCGCTGAACTGTTGTTCGGCATCTCAGCGTTGCCGGAAGGCAAACGCAAGCATGCTCTCGCCTCGACATTGGACGGTCTCCTGGAACTGTTCGGCGAACGAATCCTGCCGTTCGAAACCAAGGCCGCGCAAACCTACGCCGCCCTCGCCTCCCATGCCCGGACGGTCGGCAAAGGCTTTCCTACTCCAGACGGCTACATTGCCGCGATTGCAAAGGCGACCGGCTTCTCCGTGGCGACCCGCGATACCGCTCCCTTCGACGCGGTTGGCGTTGCCGTAATCAACCCCTGGATTTCGCGTTGA
- a CDS encoding Arc family DNA-binding protein has protein sequence MSPIWRIFLASDSIIGKVISICLCDEEAEVPSVTVRNLPDEVHRAIRARAASHGRSTEAEIRDILEQAVKPSHRLRMGDALAQIGRDAGLTDADEDWLTQKREPAAPMSFD, from the coding sequence ATGTCGCCGATATGGCGCATCTTCCTTGCAAGTGATAGCATAATCGGTAAAGTGATATCAATCTGTTTGTGCGATGAGGAGGCCGAAGTGCCATCGGTGACTGTGAGGAATCTGCCAGATGAGGTTCATCGGGCAATTCGGGCGCGTGCGGCGTCCCATGGGAGAAGCACCGAAGCGGAAATCCGCGACATCTTGGAGCAAGCCGTAAAGCCGTCCCACCGCCTTCGCATGGGGGATGCCCTTGCCCAGATCGGCCGCGACGCAGGTTTGACCGACGCCGACGAAGATTGGCTCACCCAGAAGCGTGAACCGGCCGCCCCAATGAGCTTTGATTGA
- a CDS encoding type II toxin-antitoxin system VapC family toxin, giving the protein MKVTADTNILVRAATQDDAKQGPIARKLVSSAELIAVPLSALCEFCWVLKVGYKLTSAEIANSVRLLLNAGNVVMDRGAAEAGLALLDAGGDFADGVIAHDGQWLGADVFMSFDKKAVKLLQATGHNAAHPD; this is encoded by the coding sequence GTGAAGGTCACGGCAGACACCAACATTCTGGTTCGCGCGGCCACCCAGGATGATGCGAAACAGGGACCAATTGCTCGTAAGCTCGTGTCGAGCGCGGAACTGATCGCTGTGCCGCTGTCCGCGCTTTGCGAGTTCTGCTGGGTTCTTAAGGTCGGCTACAAATTGACCTCTGCGGAGATCGCGAACTCTGTCCGACTGCTGCTGAACGCCGGCAATGTCGTCATGGATCGCGGAGCGGCAGAAGCTGGCCTGGCCCTGCTCGATGCTGGCGGCGACTTTGCCGATGGCGTCATCGCGCATGATGGCCAGTGGCTGGGCGCCGATGTCTTCATGAGCTTTGACAAAAAGGCCGTGAAGCTTCTGCAGGCCACAGGGCATAACGCCGCCCACCCCGATTGA
- a CDS encoding recombinase family protein — MSTVAFYARYSSDLQSARSLDDQFVVCHQMAQREGWDVVCRYQDEAVSGASIHGRAGMQSLLRDAKSGRFDIICAEALDRISRDQEDMAHIHKLLRFLGIALHTVAEGPIDDLHIGFKGTMNALFLRDLAAKTRRGQQGRVEKGRSGGGLAYGYDVARDATGEAGSTSYSHSADISRVCRDRVPLRGVGSRA; from the coding sequence ATGTCCACCGTTGCCTTCTACGCTCGTTACTCGTCTGACCTGCAAAGCGCCCGTTCCCTGGACGACCAGTTCGTGGTCTGCCATCAGATGGCGCAACGCGAAGGCTGGGATGTTGTGTGCCGCTATCAGGACGAGGCCGTATCAGGGGCAAGTATTCACGGGCGGGCTGGTATGCAAAGTCTTTTGCGTGATGCCAAAAGCGGGCGATTTGACATTATATGCGCCGAAGCCCTGGACCGCATTTCACGCGATCAGGAAGACATGGCGCATATCCACAAGCTATTGCGCTTTCTTGGAATTGCCTTGCACACTGTCGCGGAAGGTCCGATCGATGACCTTCACATAGGTTTTAAAGGGACCATGAATGCCCTATTCCTTCGAGATCTGGCCGCTAAAACACGGCGTGGACAACAGGGCCGTGTCGAGAAAGGGCGATCAGGTGGTGGTCTTGCCTATGGATATGATGTTGCAAGAGATGCAACCGGGGAGGCTGGAAGCACAAGCTACAGTCATTCGGCGGATATTTCGCGCGTTTGCCGCGATCGTGTCCCATTGCGTGGTGTAGGATCGCGGGCGTAG
- a CDS encoding IS256 family transposase yields the protein MTKDMMDVQSLIGKSADGNFLREMIGFAAQRLMEMEVGGLTGAAYGEKAPERLAQRNGYRERDWETRAGTVELRIPKLRKGTYFPGFLEPRRMAEKALTAVIQEAYIQGVSTRSVDDLVKAMGMSGISKSQVSRLCEEIDVRVKAFLERPIEGDWPYVWLDATYIKVRREGRIVSVAVIIAVGVNSDGRREVLGMTIGHSEAEVFWTEFLRSLARRGLRGVKLVISDAHEGIKASVAKVLSATWQRCRVHFMRNALAHAGKSGRRVVSAFIATAFAQDTPETAKTQWRAVADQLRSSVPKLSALMDSAEEDVLAYMTFPAQHRTKLHSNNPIERLNGEIKRRTEVVGIFPNEEAITRLVGAILLEQNDEWSVQRSRYMTLESVAGLSDNSLITLPNMAA from the coding sequence ATGACCAAGGACATGATGGACGTGCAGTCGTTGATTGGGAAGAGCGCCGATGGCAATTTCCTGCGTGAGATGATTGGTTTTGCGGCGCAGCGGCTGATGGAGATGGAGGTTGGCGGCCTGACGGGCGCGGCGTACGGGGAGAAGGCTCCTGAACGTCTCGCCCAGCGCAACGGCTATCGCGAGCGGGACTGGGAGACGCGGGCCGGCACGGTGGAGCTGCGGATTCCCAAGCTGCGTAAGGGAACCTACTTCCCCGGGTTTCTGGAGCCGCGCCGGATGGCGGAGAAGGCACTGACCGCTGTCATCCAGGAGGCGTACATTCAGGGCGTCTCGACGCGGTCAGTCGACGATCTGGTCAAAGCGATGGGCATGAGCGGGATCTCAAAAAGCCAGGTGAGCCGCCTGTGCGAAGAAATCGACGTACGCGTGAAAGCTTTCCTCGAGCGGCCGATCGAGGGCGACTGGCCGTACGTGTGGCTCGATGCGACGTACATCAAGGTTCGCCGGGAAGGCCGGATCGTATCGGTTGCCGTGATCATCGCAGTCGGCGTGAACAGTGACGGCCGCCGCGAAGTGCTCGGCATGACGATCGGTCATTCCGAGGCGGAGGTTTTCTGGACCGAGTTCCTGCGCAGCCTGGCGCGCCGCGGCTTGCGGGGCGTGAAGCTTGTGATCTCCGATGCCCATGAGGGTATCAAGGCTTCTGTCGCCAAGGTGTTGAGCGCCACTTGGCAGCGGTGCCGTGTGCACTTCATGCGCAACGCCTTGGCGCACGCCGGAAAGAGCGGCCGCCGCGTCGTCTCAGCGTTCATCGCAACCGCCTTCGCCCAGGACACACCCGAAACGGCAAAAACCCAGTGGCGTGCGGTCGCAGACCAGTTGCGCTCTTCCGTCCCGAAGCTGTCCGCCTTGATGGACAGTGCCGAGGAGGACGTCCTGGCGTATATGACCTTCCCGGCTCAGCATCGCACCAAGCTTCACAGCAACAACCCCATCGAGCGCCTCAATGGCGAGATCAAGCGCCGCACCGAGGTAGTCGGGATCTTCCCCAACGAAGAAGCCATTACCCGACTCGTCGGCGCTATCTTGCTGGAACAGAACGATGAATGGTCGGTCCAGCGGTCCCGCTATATGACGCTTGAGAGCGTCGCGGGATTGAGCGATAATAGCCTCATCACGTTGCCCAACATGGCAGCGTGA
- a CDS encoding recombinase family protein, whose protein sequence is MSARPVSFATLRTYTTRRGTIFAAGEVPNIIAASLNAEAIPGPGGRRWIASTIRGHRARGTGIINNELYRGKLLWNRQRYVKDPHTGKRLARQNPESEWIWKDVPDLMIVNEALWLQVKQRQVLLERRHAPLIDGVRTSREARSLGLAPPPSHHFRLLICGNCGSDFCYLSKERYGCVGHYRDKNCENERLVSRRMVEQTISEILSRAVRVAEHHATGIIYEDQPVLKALYGQMRLDRLTRYRCCPWTTEGCQGEGRSCAAGYAIIQSAGMNRPGIAGAHLI, encoded by the coding sequence ATGAGCGCGCGTCCGGTCAGTTTCGCTACCCTCAGAACCTACACCACTCGGCGGGGCACGATCTTTGCCGCAGGGGAAGTTCCCAATATCATCGCCGCAAGCCTGAATGCAGAAGCCATTCCGGGACCGGGTGGACGCCGATGGATCGCGAGTACGATCAGAGGTCATAGAGCCAGGGGAACTGGTATCATTAATAATGAACTCTACCGTGGCAAGCTCCTTTGGAACCGGCAGCGATATGTGAAGGATCCCCACACAGGGAAGCGCCTGGCGCGCCAGAATCCGGAATCTGAATGGATTTGGAAAGACGTTCCAGACCTGATGATTGTGAATGAGGCGCTGTGGTTACAGGTGAAGCAACGCCAGGTTTTGTTGGAACGGCGCCATGCGCCTCTGATTGATGGCGTGCGAACGTCGAGAGAGGCTCGATCTCTTGGTCTTGCGCCGCCTCCGTCCCACCATTTTCGCCTGCTGATCTGCGGGAATTGCGGCAGCGATTTTTGCTACCTCAGCAAGGAGCGCTATGGTTGCGTTGGTCACTATCGTGACAAGAATTGTGAAAATGAAAGATTGGTCTCTCGTCGAATGGTGGAACAGACAATATCCGAAATATTGTCCAGAGCCGTTCGGGTAGCAGAGCATCATGCCACGGGGATTATCTACGAAGATCAGCCTGTCTTGAAGGCCTTATACGGTCAGATGCGACTGGACAGGCTCACACGGTATCGATGCTGCCCCTGGACGACGGAAGGTTGCCAGGGAGAAGGACGGTCGTGCGCAGCAGGTTATGCAATAATTCAAAGTGCCGGTATGAACCGCCCCGGCATTGCCGGAGCCCATTTGATTTGA
- a CDS encoding IS3 family transposase (programmed frameshift), with translation MSKTTNKFAPEVRERAVRMVFDHEKEHPSRWAAMISIAEKIGCSAHTLNEWVKKAEVDSGKRAGVPTEMADRLKALERENRELRQANEILRKASAYFCPGGARPPVQAMTAFIDAHRAEYGVEPICRVLPIAPSTYHERVAQRRDPSRLSARAQRDQALKPELLRVFAENFGVYGVRKVWRQMNREGFDIARCTVERLMRDLGLQGVIRGKPVRTTISDKGAPCPLDQVNRQFYAPAPNMLWVSDFTYVATWAGFVYVAFVIDVFARYIVGWRASRTAHAGFVLDALEQAIHDRRPVHRGGLIHHSDRGSQYVSIRYTERLAEAGIEPSVGSVGDSYDNALAETINGLFKAEVIHRRGPWRSFEAVEYATLEWVDWFNHRRLLEPIGNIPPAEAEAQYYAMLDDTPLAA, from the exons ATGAGCAAGACGACGAACAAATTTGCGCCCGAGGTTCGAGAGCGGGCCGTGAGGATGGTTTTCGATCACGAGAAGGAACATCCGTCTCGCTGGGCGGCGATGATTTCTATCGCCGAGAAGATCGGGTGCTCGGCGCACACGCTGAACGAGTGGGTAAAGAAGGCGGAGGTGGACAGCGGCAAGCGCGCTGGCGTGCCTACCGAGATGGCTGATCGCCTGAAGGCGCTGGAGCGCGAGAACCGCGAGTTGCGCCAGGCCAACGAGATCCTGCGAAAGGCATCGGCGTATT TTTGCCCAGGCGGAGCTCGACCGCCCGTTCAAGCGATGACCGCGTTTATTGACGCACATCGCGCGGAATATGGGGTCGAGCCGATCTGCCGGGTTCTGCCGATCGCCCCTTCCACTTACCATGAGCGTGTCGCGCAGCGACGCGATCCTTCGCGATTGTCGGCGCGTGCCCAGCGCGATCAGGCGTTGAAGCCTGAGCTATTGCGCGTGTTTGCCGAGAACTTCGGCGTCTACGGCGTGCGCAAGGTTTGGCGGCAGATGAACCGCGAAGGCTTCGACATCGCGCGATGCACGGTGGAACGGCTGATGCGCGATCTGGGTCTGCAAGGTGTGATCCGAGGCAAGCCGGTACGCACGACGATCAGTGACAAGGGGGCTCCTTGCCCGCTCGATCAGGTCAACCGGCAGTTCTACGCCCCGGCGCCCAACATGCTGTGGGTCTCGGACTTTACCTACGTCGCGACCTGGGCGGGGTTCGTCTATGTGGCGTTCGTGATCGACGTTTTCGCCCGCTATATCGTGGGCTGGCGCGCCAGCAGGACAGCGCATGCCGGCTTTGTTCTGGATGCCTTGGAACAGGCCATTCACGACCGCAGGCCGGTCCATCGTGGCGGCCTCATTCATCACAGCGACCGCGGATCCCAATATGTGTCCATTCGATACACCGAGCGCCTTGCTGAAGCTGGCATCGAGCCCTCCGTCGGCAGCGTTGGCGATAGTTATGACAACGCCTTGGCCGAAACCATCAATGGCCTTTTCAAGGCCGAGGTGATCCACCGGCGCGGGCCATGGCGTTCATTCGAGGCGGTGGAATATGCCACGCTCGAATGGGTGGACTGGTTCAACCACAGGCGACTGCTGGAGCCGATCGGCAATATCCCTCCGGCGGAAGCCGAAGCGCAATATTACGCCATGCTGGACGACACACCCCTGGCAGCGTAA
- a CDS encoding YegP family protein codes for MSGSLDHPFFEAFGILAGKPVERDMANRQSQPDYASSARNDAGLLGSVPWRSIPLWVSNDRAEPYFEIYRVMPAHMLASRAGPEDWRWRFCTADGHVQAASGSYTNASDCRNAIDALRRTAGGARVRQIGEG; via the coding sequence ATGTCCGGTTCTCTGGACCATCCGTTTTTTGAAGCTTTTGGGATTCTCGCCGGGAAGCCTGTCGAACGGGATATGGCCAACCGACAATCGCAGCCGGACTATGCCTCATCGGCCCGGAATGACGCTGGTCTGTTGGGATCGGTTCCCTGGCGTTCCATACCCTTATGGGTTTCCAACGATCGCGCTGAACCCTATTTCGAAATTTATCGGGTCATGCCCGCCCATATGCTGGCCAGCCGTGCCGGGCCTGAGGATTGGCGGTGGCGTTTCTGCACGGCCGATGGCCATGTCCAAGCCGCCAGCGGCAGCTACACCAATGCAAGTGACTGCCGGAATGCCATCGATGCCCTGCGCCGCACTGCCGGGGGTGCACGGGTCAGGCAAATAGGCGAGGGTTGA